The window TTCGAGCAGGTTGTGGTCGCGAACTTCCATAACCCTCTCCCCTCCCCTTGGGTCTTAAGATTTTTAAGGAGAATTTCCTCCCATGTATATCTGCCCCCTATTTTATAGAAAATCCCCGCCAGTTACAGTCAATTTAGAGTCTGCCTGGGCGTTCGCGCAATGTCTCTGAGGCGTATGCAGGGCCTCCTCTTAAGAAGAGGTGTGCTCGATGTCTTCCCGGGCTATCTCTCGAATCTTCTTCAGTCTTTCCAGCATGGAAGACAGCTTGTCGATAGGCAGCATGGTTGCCGGGTCGCACAACGCCTTCTCAGGTTCTTCATGAACCTCAATGAATATCCCATCGGCACCTGCAGCCACGGCAGCCCTTGCAACAGGTTCCGCCATACGTCTGTCTCCGCCTGAAGTGTTACCCTGTTCGCCCGGCAGTTGTACACTGTGCGTCGCGTCAAATAATACGGGATAACCAATCTCTTTTAGTATGACTATTGACCTCATGTCGCTGACCAGATTGTTGTATCCGAAGGTGGTCCCCCTCTCGGTAAAGATTATATTGTCGTTACCGGTGCTGAGGATTTTTTCGGCCACCAGCTTCATATCCCATGGCGCCATGAATTGACCTTTCTTGACGTTTACGGGTATGCCGGTCTTCGCCGCACTGAGGATGAGGTCTGTTTGACGACAGAGAAAGGCCGGTATCTGTATAACGTCCAGGACCTTGGCGGCCGCCTCCACCTCTTCGGGGTAGTGAACGTCCGAGAGGACTGGTATCTCCAGCGAAGACTTCACCTCGTGGAGTATTTCCAGGCCCTCAACAAGTCCCGGGCCGCGGAACGAGTGCATGGAACTCCTGTTTGCCTTGTCATAAGAGGCCTTAAACACAAAAGGTAAGTCGAGACCTTGAAGGAGTTCCTTCAGCCTCTTTGCTATTCTAAGACACGCCTCTCTGGTCTCAATTACACAGGGGCCAGCCACAACGGCCAGAGGCATATCAGGTCCAATAGAGAGGTTTTTTATACGGACGGATTTCGTGGGCTTTACCCCCCTAAGTAGATGTTAAATGCTACCTCTTACAAAGGGGTATTTCTCTGAAAACGATACTATACCATAGACTTACTGCACAGTCAAATCCGTAAATCAGATAAATTTTAGTTGCAATCCTAGCCTGTATTGCATATATTTGCCATGTATAAAATGGATGAGGTATACATGTTACGACCTCCCTGTAAATTTCTGCCATTTGCGAGCAACTTGTCTGCTGAGAAAGAGT of the Candidatus Bathyanammoxibius amoris genome contains:
- the kdsA gene encoding 3-deoxy-8-phosphooctulonate synthase, which produces MKNLSIGPDMPLAVVAGPCVIETREACLRIAKRLKELLQGLDLPFVFKASYDKANRSSMHSFRGPGLVEGLEILHEVKSSLEIPVLSDVHYPEEVEAAAKVLDVIQIPAFLCRQTDLILSAAKTGIPVNVKKGQFMAPWDMKLVAEKILSTGNDNIIFTERGTTFGYNNLVSDMRSIVILKEIGYPVLFDATHSVQLPGEQGNTSGGDRRMAEPVARAAVAAGADGIFIEVHEEPEKALCDPATMLPIDKLSSMLERLKKIREIAREDIEHTSS